From the Leucobacter denitrificans genome, one window contains:
- a CDS encoding cutinase family protein, whose translation MTEDATPPEADSTYDADLHPEPIVDSLECTRILIITARGTGEPGKRQLLGPVVRAIAEARPDQTQQLDLDYPADTDVKEGGTYGARLLIDTLNVQAEACPEQEFVLLGYSQGALVIGDALSAPEFRLVGTRVGEVGHEAESRIRAIVFYGNPRFMGTEEYDSGSYTEWVNGLLPRPEGSLNTYADRIRDYCVINDFVCQRSLELEDEGHVAYYENGMQQDGASFVISLLPPIDGAFGEKPDEVDELVP comes from the coding sequence GTGACTGAAGACGCCACTCCCCCAGAGGCCGACTCAACTTACGACGCAGACCTCCATCCAGAACCAATTGTTGACTCACTGGAGTGCACCCGGATTCTGATCATTACCGCGCGTGGCACGGGTGAGCCTGGAAAGCGACAGCTCCTCGGCCCGGTTGTGCGAGCCATCGCAGAGGCCCGCCCCGACCAGACCCAACAACTAGACCTCGACTACCCAGCGGATACCGACGTCAAAGAGGGCGGCACATACGGAGCCCGACTGTTGATCGACACGCTCAACGTTCAGGCCGAGGCCTGCCCCGAGCAGGAATTTGTGCTGCTTGGCTACTCACAGGGTGCGCTGGTCATTGGTGACGCGCTCTCCGCCCCAGAGTTTCGCCTGGTCGGCACCCGTGTAGGTGAGGTCGGCCACGAGGCAGAGTCAAGGATCCGCGCAATTGTGTTTTATGGAAACCCCAGGTTCATGGGAACCGAAGAATATGACTCGGGTTCGTATACAGAGTGGGTAAACGGACTGCTCCCGAGACCCGAGGGTAGCCTCAATACTTACGCCGATCGAATACGGGACTACTGCGTAATTAACGATTTTGTGTGCCAACGCTCGCTCGAGCTCGAAGACGAAGGGCACGTTGCGTACTACGAGAACGGTATGCAGCAAGATGGGGCTTCGTTTGTCATCTCACTGCTTCCACCAATCGACGGAGCTTTTGGGGAGAAACCAGACGAGGTCGATGAGCTCGTTCCGTAG
- a CDS encoding SURF1 family protein, which translates to MSDVQVGWTFLRSRRWIGYFALFVVFSIACVYLGNWQFDRRAEARAEIDRIDRNYDAPAVDLRTALPELDKFDEDEQKWLSVTMTGSYLGEAVLARNRPGPSGVGANIIDAFLTHDGRIFFVDRGWILANGTEIDEALTALPARPQGEVTVVARLRASEPEIAGRSATGLSVASINLSEIAEVLDLDGEVMTGAYGMLISETPSGEHGVLPPRPERDEGPHLSYALQWYVFIIIAGIGVAYAARQEYKNLNAGSEQVREMSAKQAERRRRRGLSDADEEDALLDA; encoded by the coding sequence ATGAGTGACGTTCAGGTCGGGTGGACCTTTCTACGTTCACGCAGGTGGATCGGCTATTTTGCGTTGTTCGTCGTGTTCTCCATCGCTTGTGTTTATCTCGGCAACTGGCAGTTCGATCGACGTGCTGAAGCCCGCGCGGAGATCGATCGAATTGACCGCAACTACGACGCGCCCGCAGTGGACCTTCGTACCGCACTGCCAGAGCTTGACAAGTTTGATGAAGATGAACAGAAGTGGCTCTCCGTGACGATGACCGGAAGCTATTTAGGTGAGGCGGTTCTTGCCCGAAATCGGCCTGGGCCAAGTGGTGTCGGCGCCAATATTATTGACGCATTTCTCACTCACGATGGTCGTATCTTTTTTGTGGATCGCGGCTGGATCCTCGCGAACGGTACGGAAATCGATGAGGCTCTCACTGCGTTGCCTGCTCGACCTCAAGGCGAGGTCACCGTTGTCGCGCGCCTTCGCGCGAGTGAACCTGAGATTGCCGGGCGTAGCGCTACCGGTCTTTCTGTCGCAAGCATTAATCTTTCTGAGATCGCGGAAGTATTAGACCTTGATGGTGAGGTTATGACCGGCGCCTACGGAATGCTCATCTCAGAGACCCCTAGCGGAGAGCACGGGGTGCTTCCCCCGAGGCCCGAGAGAGACGAGGGCCCGCATCTCTCCTATGCTCTGCAGTGGTACGTGTTCATTATCATTGCTGGCATTGGAGTTGCTTACGCGGCACGTCAGGAATACAAGAACCTGAATGCGGGCAGCGAGCAGGTGCGTGAGATGAGTGCGAAGCAAGCCGAGCGGCGTCGGCGTCGGGGCTTGAGTGATGCTGACGAAGAGGACGCACTGCTCGATGCATAG
- a CDS encoding DUF3099 domain-containing protein, with the protein MAKFHHGAVPSYSVTSAGVNPVEDRAYRMRMYFIAMSLRVVCVGSLFWVRGWWIVVPVIGSIVLPWFAVMIGNAVQHGGEVKHDLPEPYQLMGNAAAQTPNEGEADQILIVDVDPVRRSTANGTNSDETSVTTEDDLRE; encoded by the coding sequence ATGGCAAAGTTTCATCACGGCGCAGTACCGAGCTACAGCGTGACCTCAGCAGGGGTGAACCCCGTTGAAGATCGTGCGTACCGCATGCGCATGTATTTCATCGCGATGTCCCTGCGAGTTGTGTGCGTTGGGTCACTCTTTTGGGTGCGCGGTTGGTGGATCGTGGTTCCGGTGATCGGTTCGATAGTGCTCCCCTGGTTTGCGGTCATGATCGGTAATGCCGTACAGCACGGTGGTGAGGTGAAGCACGATCTCCCCGAGCCGTACCAACTCATGGGTAACGCAGCTGCGCAGACGCCGAATGAGGGCGAAGCAGATCAAATACTTATCGTCGATGTAGATCCAGTTCGTAGAAGCACGGCGAATGGCACGAATTCTGACGAAACTTCAGTAACCACAGAGGATGATCTGCGTGAATGA
- the fabG gene encoding 3-oxoacyl-ACP reductase FabG — protein MNASITPRTVLITGGNRGIGFAIAERMISDGHRVAVTSRSGEGPEGALTVRAEMTDYASIDAAFTEVEAKLGPVEVLVANAGITRDTLLLRMSEEEFTEVIDTNLTGTFRVVKRAAKGLLKQRFGRVILISSVVGLYGSPGQINYSSSKAALVGFARSLTRELGARGITANVIAPGFIDTDMTSVLPEEQQAKYLSSIPAARFGDVAEIAGAASFLAGDDAAYISGAVIPVDGGLGMGH, from the coding sequence ATGAACGCAAGCATCACTCCGCGCACAGTGCTCATCACTGGTGGCAACCGAGGCATCGGCTTCGCAATTGCAGAACGCATGATCTCTGACGGCCACCGAGTCGCGGTAACTTCACGCTCGGGTGAGGGGCCAGAGGGCGCACTCACTGTACGCGCAGAAATGACTGACTACGCTTCCATTGACGCCGCGTTTACCGAGGTTGAAGCCAAGCTAGGTCCAGTAGAGGTCTTGGTGGCGAATGCCGGCATCACTCGCGACACACTTCTGCTCCGCATGTCAGAAGAAGAATTTACCGAGGTGATCGACACAAACCTCACCGGCACGTTCCGGGTAGTGAAGCGAGCCGCGAAGGGCCTGCTCAAGCAGCGCTTCGGTCGAGTTATTCTCATCTCCTCGGTCGTCGGTCTCTATGGATCGCCGGGACAGATCAATTATTCGTCGTCAAAGGCAGCACTTGTTGGCTTCGCACGCTCGCTTACCCGAGAGCTCGGGGCACGCGGCATCACTGCCAATGTGATCGCTCCCGGCTTCATCGATACTGACATGACATCAGTGCTTCCCGAGGAACAGCAGGCAAAGTACCTGTCCTCGATACCGGCAGCGAGATTTGGTGATGTCGCAGAGATTGCAGGAGCAGCCTCGTTCCTTGCTGGAGACGATGCAGCATATATCAGTGGAGCAGTAATTCCGGTAGATGGTGGCCTTGGGATGGGGCACTGA
- a CDS encoding isocitrate lyase/PEP mutase family protein, whose translation MTSNIAPRSRTRVAVEAHSLRDLYESSEILRVVNVWDAVSTKVVSELAKTRAIATAGHGIAAAHGYPDGEHIPFELMLAALERIVSATELPVSADLDGGFGDAGEAVRRAIGVGISGANIEDQLRPLNESVEVMRAAVQAGEKEDVPFVLNARTDALVKGGDRPREDSIADAIERGRAYLDVGAQCIFVPGVLTADETRTLVEGIGVRRVSVIGLPGALTAAEYEALGVARISYGPMPQNVALTSLKRLGASLLADGVIPEDTEKLNNF comes from the coding sequence ATGACCTCCAATATTGCTCCAAGAAGTCGTACCCGAGTCGCCGTAGAGGCGCATTCACTCCGTGATCTTTACGAGAGTTCTGAGATTCTTCGCGTGGTGAACGTGTGGGATGCGGTCAGCACCAAGGTGGTCTCGGAACTCGCAAAGACGCGTGCGATCGCAACAGCAGGGCACGGTATTGCCGCCGCGCACGGGTACCCAGACGGCGAACACATTCCGTTCGAGTTGATGCTTGCGGCGCTCGAGCGGATCGTGTCTGCTACTGAACTTCCGGTAAGTGCCGACCTAGATGGCGGATTTGGAGACGCCGGTGAAGCTGTGCGCAGAGCCATCGGAGTAGGGATCTCGGGCGCAAACATCGAGGACCAACTTCGTCCCCTCAATGAATCTGTCGAAGTCATGCGTGCTGCAGTTCAGGCGGGGGAGAAGGAGGATGTGCCGTTTGTGCTCAATGCCCGAACTGACGCGCTCGTTAAGGGTGGGGATCGCCCGCGCGAGGACAGCATCGCTGACGCGATTGAGCGGGGTCGCGCATATCTTGATGTTGGTGCTCAGTGCATTTTTGTGCCGGGAGTTCTAACTGCTGACGAGACCCGCACGCTTGTCGAAGGGATCGGCGTGCGACGAGTGAGCGTCATCGGGTTGCCGGGAGCTTTGACAGCTGCCGAATACGAAGCACTCGGTGTCGCACGTATTTCATACGGTCCTATGCCTCAGAATGTCGCCCTCACATCGCTCAAGCGTCTCGGTGCCTCGCTCCTCGCAGACGGCGTCATTCCGGAGGACACTGAGAAACTCAACAACTTCTAG
- the serB gene encoding phosphoserine phosphatase SerB, with product MTVSPLVVLDCDSTTIQDEVIELIAEAAGTRKEVAAVTERAMRGELDFAESLRERVATLEGVPQSVFDEVYAKVRLSPGIRELISDVHSRGGKVGVVSGGFHEVLDLIADDLGIDYWSANRLEIEDGKLTGRTIGPVIDAEAKANTLREWAATSGTPMSATVAIGDGANDLLMMKVAQLGIGYNAKPIVIEQADESIKGDLSLAIPLLDRLQ from the coding sequence ATGACGGTTTCACCACTCGTGGTTCTTGACTGCGATTCCACCACAATCCAAGACGAAGTTATTGAGCTCATTGCGGAGGCCGCAGGAACTCGCAAGGAGGTAGCTGCCGTCACTGAGCGGGCGATGCGTGGCGAACTCGATTTTGCGGAGAGCCTCAGGGAACGGGTGGCGACACTTGAAGGTGTTCCGCAGTCTGTATTTGATGAGGTCTACGCAAAAGTGAGGCTCTCGCCCGGGATCCGTGAACTCATTTCAGACGTTCACTCCCGCGGTGGCAAAGTCGGCGTGGTATCGGGTGGATTTCACGAGGTGCTCGACCTTATTGCCGACGATCTTGGAATTGATTACTGGAGTGCAAACCGACTTGAGATCGAGGACGGGAAGCTAACGGGGCGCACTATAGGCCCAGTTATCGACGCCGAGGCCAAAGCAAACACACTAAGGGAATGGGCAGCGACGAGCGGAACTCCAATGAGTGCGACTGTTGCGATAGGCGATGGCGCCAACGACCTGCTCATGATGAAGGTCGCTCAACTGGGAATCGGCTACAACGCGAAACCGATCGTTATTGAGCAGGCAGATGAGTCGATCAAGGGAGATCTCTCACTTGCGATCCCCCTCCTCGACCGACTGCAGTGA
- a CDS encoding ABC transporter ATP-binding protein — MTTVLSLTDASYVRNQRPILDSVSWQVDDSERWVVLGPNGAGKSTILKLATATDFPTSGSVDVLEERLGKVDVFELRTRIGFVSSATARRIPPHEKVRDVVLTAAYAVEGRWNEQYDAIDVRQADRVLAEWDLLELAEQNFGTLSDGEQKRVMIARSVMTDPEVLLLDEPSANLDLGARERLLQMLSGFASSPFSPAMVMVTHHVEEIPPGFTHVLLVRDGKLLAAGPIEQTLTSANLEATFGLPFDLTHANGRYAAVAKPSDT; from the coding sequence ATGACGACCGTGCTGAGCCTCACCGACGCAAGCTATGTCCGTAACCAGCGCCCGATCCTCGACAGCGTAAGTTGGCAAGTCGATGACAGTGAGCGCTGGGTGGTCTTGGGCCCGAACGGTGCGGGCAAATCAACGATCCTCAAGCTTGCGACTGCTACAGACTTTCCAACTTCGGGCAGCGTTGATGTTTTGGAGGAGCGTCTCGGCAAAGTCGATGTATTTGAGCTCCGCACCCGCATTGGATTCGTGTCGAGCGCCACCGCTCGTCGAATCCCACCTCATGAAAAGGTGCGTGATGTAGTACTCACCGCGGCCTATGCAGTTGAGGGTCGCTGGAATGAGCAGTACGACGCAATTGATGTGAGGCAGGCCGACCGTGTGCTTGCGGAGTGGGATCTCCTGGAGCTGGCCGAACAGAATTTTGGCACGCTGAGTGATGGCGAGCAGAAACGTGTCATGATTGCGCGTTCTGTCATGACGGACCCTGAAGTTTTACTCCTTGATGAACCGAGTGCAAACCTCGATCTGGGCGCACGAGAGCGACTACTCCAAATGCTTTCGGGCTTTGCATCTTCACCGTTCTCACCCGCAATGGTTATGGTGACGCATCACGTTGAAGAGATTCCTCCGGGGTTCACACATGTTTTGCTGGTGCGCGATGGCAAATTGTTGGCAGCTGGCCCAATTGAACAAACGCTTACGTCGGCAAACCTTGAGGCAACTTTTGGGCTGCCGTTTGACCTCACACACGCGAACGGTAGATACGCTGCCGTGGCAAAACCGTCAGACACGTAA
- a CDS encoding type B 50S ribosomal protein L31 produces MKTEIHPEYNAIVFRDLASGESFLTRSTLTSDKTIELDGVTYPVIDVEISSASHPFYTGKQRIMDSAGRVEKFNQRFKGFGA; encoded by the coding sequence ATGAAGACCGAGATTCACCCCGAGTACAACGCCATCGTGTTCCGCGACCTTGCGTCGGGGGAGAGCTTCCTAACGCGTTCAACGCTCACCAGCGACAAGACGATCGAACTTGACGGCGTCACCTACCCTGTTATCGACGTGGAGATCTCGAGTGCCTCGCACCCGTTCTACACCGGTAAGCAGCGCATCATGGACTCGGCTGGTCGCGTTGAGAAGTTCAACCAGCGCTTCAAGGGCTTCGGCGCGTAA
- a CDS encoding exonuclease domain-containing protein, which translates to MDTSSSRVVSATLAVIGEAGEVLERYDWLINPGVEIPDAAVRVHGISTDIARSSGIDATVGVKQITERIAEMIERGLPLVVYNAPYDLTLLRHEQRRHNIVALDPVPVLDPLIIDKQVDRFRKGKRTLIAAAEHYGVKLGNAHDAGEDAIASGRVLQRIATKYGASLPGDLELLHNLQVGWALAQAESFQAYMRKVRDPNFVARGSWPVHI; encoded by the coding sequence ATCGACACGAGTTCTTCTCGCGTAGTGAGCGCAACACTCGCAGTCATCGGCGAAGCGGGTGAAGTGCTCGAACGATACGACTGGTTGATTAATCCAGGCGTTGAGATACCCGATGCAGCGGTGCGAGTACACGGTATCTCGACTGATATCGCACGCTCGAGCGGCATCGATGCGACGGTCGGTGTGAAGCAGATCACTGAACGAATTGCTGAGATGATTGAGAGGGGTCTCCCGCTCGTCGTCTACAACGCACCGTATGACCTGACGCTGCTCCGTCACGAACAACGTCGGCACAACATAGTTGCTTTAGATCCGGTGCCGGTGCTCGATCCGCTCATCATCGACAAGCAGGTGGATCGATTTCGAAAGGGTAAGCGCACACTTATAGCTGCTGCGGAGCACTACGGTGTGAAGCTTGGGAATGCTCACGACGCCGGAGAAGATGCAATCGCATCGGGGCGTGTCTTGCAACGGATCGCTACCAAGTATGGAGCTTCGCTCCCTGGGGATCTCGAACTACTTCACAATTTGCAGGTGGGGTGGGCACTAGCGCAAGCGGAGAGTTTTCAGGCCTATATGCGCAAGGTGCGTGATCCAAACTTCGTGGCCAGGGGTTCCTGGCCAGTTCACATATAG